AGTTTCAAAGCTATTTTCAACCTATATTAATTTTAGTCACGATCCCCCTCGCATTTACGGGTGTGGTCATTGGTTTATTTTTAACGTCAAATCCATTGAGTATTTATACCTTGTATGGCGTAGTGGCTTTGGTGGGGATAGCGGTCAATGCCTCAATCGTGTTGATTTCAGCTGCAAACACACGCCTTAGAGCCGGTATGAGTGTCAACCATGCCATTGTTTATGCGGCACGAAGACGGCTGATTCCCATACTGATCACCTCATTGACTACCATTGCCGGTTTGTTTTCTCTGGCCAGTGGCTTTGCTGGAAAGTCCTTGATCTGGGGGCCTTTAGCAACGGCTATTGTCTGGGGCTTAGCTTTTTCAACGATGTTGACTCTTTTTGTAATACCGTTACTCTATAAATTTTTTATGAACAATTCAAAGCAAGTTTGAGTGTGAAATTATGATGAACAATAACAAGCAATATTATGGACAAATCATTAGTGTTATATTGATATGGTTATTAGCCTTGAATGCCAATGCTGCTGAAGAAAAAAAATATGACTATCAGGATGATGCGCTTTATTTACGCTTTATCCAATTAACACCTTTGCAAATTGGGTCTTTTTATGAAGGGCGGGAATTTTCTAAAGGGGCAGTCGATAAGTTAATGGCTTCTTGTTATGTGACCGTGATTATAAAAAATCGTTCTAATGATTTTTTGTGGGTTGATATTGCCAAGTGGAATTTTACTCGACAAGGTAAAGTGATCAAGCAACAAGATAGGCAATACTGGGATCAGCAATGGGATGAAATTAATCTTAAACAAGCCCATCGTTCAACCTTTAATTGGACTCTGATGCCTGCTGTAAGGGATTTATATCCACAGGAAAGTGTCGGTGGACGTATTCCTATCCCCATGCAATCAGAGCCTTTTACCGTTGAGCTTAATTTCCCGACAGGGGAGAATAAGCAGGGTAAAATGAAAACAGTGGTAATGGATAATGTCATTTGTAAACAGGATGAAAAATAAACCATGACTCTTTTATTTAAACAAACAACAACTCTAAAACAAATATTAACAGTTATTTTTCTTAGCCTATTAATAATCACTCAGTCTTATGCGCTAGATAAGCTACCCCGAGGCATTATTTATCAAGATGGTCGAGATGCACCGCCTTTGCTATTAAAAATGCTTGATGGAGATGTTTATAATATTACCGAGTCAAAAGGCAAGTGGGTGTTTGTGCATTTTTGGGCAACCTGGTGTGGGCCATGTCGAAAAGAGATACCGACTATCCAAGCAATAGTGAATAAATTTGCCGATAGCCATCTTGATATTACCATTGTCAATACCGCCGAATCTGAGGATACGGTGTTTAACTTCTTGGGTTTATTAGCACCGGATATTAATACTTTGATGGACGAGGATGGGCTGGCGACAGAAAAATGGCAACCTAGAGGCCTGCCCGCTACTTTTTTTGTTGATCCCAATGGGAAGATTCGTTATTTAGCCTTGGGAGGAAGACCTTGGGATAAGGCAGATTATTTACAGTTTTTACAGCAGCTAAAAAATAAGCCCTAAATATAGGTGGGTAAAAATAAGCACGTGAATATTTTTCAGCAGCTCAGCTTGGTTTTTTTTCTCATATTATTCTGTGTGAAAAATAGCTATTCAGTCGATAATAAAGGGTTTACGGCGGTTGAAACTACCATTGCACAACTCCAGCAAGCCATAAAAAATCAAACGAGTGATTGTGAACAAATCACTGGCCAATTTATTAAGCGCATTCAAAGCTATGATAAAAGCACTCATCTAAATGCCATTATCCTGATCAATAAAAATGCCCTGCAAAGAGCAAAATCTCTCGATCAGCAATGGCAGAAAACTCATAAAATGAGTTCACTACATTGTGTACCCGTGATATTAAAAGATAATTTCAATACCGCTGATATGCCTACTGAGGCGGGTTCAATTGCCTTAAAGGGATCACAGCCTGCTCAGGATGCCTTTATGGTAAAACGCTTGCGTGATGCCGGGGCTATTATTATTGCCAAGTCAAATATGGCGGAGTGGGCATTCAGTGCCTATCAGACCATTAGTTCTACTCATGGTGAAACTCTCAATGCCTATAATCTTGATTTCGTTCCAGCAGGGTCAAGTGGTGGCACTGCTTCGGCAATTGCTGCGAACTTTGGTGTTATAGGTATGGGAACCGATACCGGTAATTCAATTCGTGGCCCGGCAGCGTATTTGTCCTTAGTGGGGCTACGTTCTACATTGGGCATGACTAGTCGTAGCGGTATTGTGCCACTCTTAGCCAACCGGGATGTTGCCGGTTCATTGACGCGTACCGTTACCGATGCAGCAAAAACTTTTTCAGTGCTTGCAGGCTATGATAAAAACGATTCGATTACTCATAATGAAGTGGCCAGACTGAAGACTGACTATACGATTTTCTTAAACAAATCTGCCTTGCAGGGGGTACGCCTTGGAGTGATGCGACAGATTTATGATACAGAGTTGGCTGATTTTGAGGTGATTGACTTAATGGATCAGGCTATAGTCGATTTACGTCAGGCGGGTGCGGTGATTATCGATCCTTTTGAGATTAAGAATTTTAAAACACTGAGTAAGGCGACAGGATTTTGCAGTCGCTTTCGTTATGATTTAAATCAATATTTAAATCATACTGTTTTTAGTGACAATACATCTGCCCCGATTAAGAAATTTCAGGACATTATTGAGCAAAAATTATTTAGCGAACAAAGTGCTGCGGATATGAAGTGGGCGGAAGCTGTACACATAGCCCCAAAAATGATGCAACCACCCTGTGTTGGTGTACAAAATGACCCACGGCGCAAGGCTTTTTTAAATGCAGTAGTCGATGCAATGGACAAAGCCAATATTGATGCCATTATTTACCCAAGCTGGAGTAATCCCCCAAGGCGCGTCGGTGATAATAACTCTCCCCATGGTGATAATAGTCCGATAATTGCACCCCATACGGGGCAACCGGCAATCACTGTGCCAATGGGTTATACACAGGGCAATTTACCAGCGGGCTTACAATTTCTCGCACGACCCTTTGATGATGGTAAATTATTAGCTTATGCATTTGCCTATGAGCAGTACAGCTTACATAGAAAAGCACCCGTGTTGTTTCCTCAACTAATTCACTAGTTGATACAGATGTCATAAATCAGTGCAGGATGATAAATCATGGGTATAGCCCTGAACCATACAAGTGCATTTTATGACACTTTTTGTCAATGAATGAAGAATAAATACAGAATAAACATCGTGGGTTGTTTTTCTTCGTGTTTTTGTGTGCAATAATAGTGCAAAAAATGCTCAAGCTTTCGTAGCAAAATTGCCAAAAGGGTTTTTCAATGTCTAAAATTCATCGCTTATCCGCTATTTCTCTGATCTCATTAGTAGCACTGTTTTTATCGAGCAATCTCTTTGCTGCAGATGCCATTAATGGTGCCGACACCGCATGGGTCATGATTTCCACTGTGCTGGTCTTGTTTATGACTCTGCCGGGTCTGGCATTGTTTTATGGAGGCCTGGTGCGTACCAAAAATGTCTTGTCAGTACTGATGCAGTGTTTTGCTATTACCAGTATTATGTCGATACTCTGGCTGGTCGCGGGCTATTCTCTAGCCTTTAGTGACGGCGGCTCAATGAATGCTTTTATTGGTGGTTTTGACAAAGTTCTCTTTGCCGGAGTGATGGAAGGCAGTGTTTCAGGCACGATTCCAGAAGGTTTGTTCGCCTTATTTCAAATGACTTTTGCCATTATTACCCCGGCTTTAATTGTCGGTGGTTTTGCTGAGCGGGCAAGATTTTCAGCCATGATGCTATTCAGCGCTATCTGGTTGTTTGTTGTTTATGTACCCATTACCCATTGGGTCTGGGCAGAGGGTGGTTGGTTATTTGAAATGGGTTTATTAGACTTTGCCGGTGGTACGGTAGTGCATATTACTGCTGGTGTCGCGGCCTTAGTGACAGCGATAGTTATTGGTAAACGTAAAGATTTTGGTGTTCATGCAATGCCACCACATAACCTAACCATGACCGTCATTGGTGCTGGCATGTTATGGGTTGGCTGGTTTGGTTTTAATGGCGGTAGCGCTTTAGCGGCTGACGGTAATGCTGCAATGGCGATGCTTGTCACCCATATTTCTGCTGCATCAGGCGCTGCAATGTGGGCCGCTATCGAATGGGTAAGACATGGCAAACCATCCGTACTGGGTATTGTCACCGGTATGGTGGCAGGCTTAGGTACAATTACTCCGGCTTCTGGTTTTGTAGGCCCTGCCGGCGCATTAGCGATTGGTCTGATTGCGGGTATGGTTTGTTACACCGCAACACAGGTAATCAAGGTTAAATTGAAACTGGATGATTCATTGGATGTGTTTCCCGTGCATGGAATTGGTGGCATTATCGGTACTTTTATGGCCGGTATTTTTGCTTCAGCGAGCTTGGGTGTTTTCTCTGGTCAGGGCTATGCCGAAGGCATGACGATGAGTAGTCAGGTTTGGGTGCAGTTAATCGGCATTAGCGCGACACTGACTTATACCGCAGTGATGACCTATATCATCTTAAAAGTAGTTGATAGGTTTGTTAGCCTACGAGTTGACCATGAAGAAGAAATTGAAGGTCTAGATATTGTTTCTCACGATGAACGTGGCTATGACTTCTAAATAAAGCCTGTTATTGAATGGATGGGATTCTCATCGCTATAAGCTGAGAATCCCTATGAAATATAAATCCTAACAAAAAAACTACTAATCCTCACCATATCCTACATTTGAAATGCAAAGTGGGTTGAGCTGTCCCCAAAAACGTATTAGTGTCAGGAATTTTTACAATCTATTTATCATTGTTTTATATTTGTTCATAATATCCGATAAAAACAGAGGATTTTAACGAATAATCCTTTATCTGTTCATTTAAACACCCCATTTACCTTCAAAAAAGCTAAATTCTGTCAGTAATTTTTACATTTTTAATTTTATAGTGGACCCCGAAAACTGGACAATAGGTTAAGATATAAGAGCTAACCTAACGGGGAACAAAAAAATGAGCACAAAAAGAAAAACATTCAACAACAAATTTAAAGCAAAAGTAGCCATTGAGGCTTTGAAAGGTCAAAAACAGTCGCAGAAATTGCGTCAGAATTTGAAGTGCACACCACCCAGGTCAATAGCTGGAAAAAGCAGATGCTTGATGGTGCAGCCGATACTTTTTCAAAAAAAATTAGAGAATAAAGATGCTGAACATGAAAAGGAAAAAGAACACCTGTACAGCCAAATAGGTCAACTAAAAGTAGAGGCTGACTGGCTGTCAAAAAAAGTTGAAGATGTTCAACTGAGTAGAGCAGAAAAGCGGTGTTGCATAGAAAAAGAGCACCCTCAGTTGAGCATCAAAAAACAATGTGAGCTTATCGGCCTGAACCGTTCAAGCTATTACTATCAACCTAAAAAGCCTCTGCAAAATAAAGATTTAACATTAATGAATTTGATTGATGAGTTGTACATAAAACATCCATTCTATGGCAGTCGTCAAATTCGTAATGCATTAAGATTGAAATGTTATAAAATTAATCGTAAAAAGTTCAACGGCTTATGCGGATCATGGGATTGGTTTCAGTGGCACCAAAACCCAATACCAGCAAGCCTTGCAAAGTAAATAACCTCTATCCATATTTGCTCAAAGGAATTGATATTAATAGGAATAACCAGGTTTGGTGCACAGATATCACGTATTTACGGATGCCACATGGATTTGTCTACCTAAGTGCTGTTATGGACTGGAGTAGCCGTTTTGTGCTGTCCTGGGAAGTGTCAACCAGCATGGAAGAAAGCTTTTGTATCAGTAGTCTGGAAACAGCACTGCGACGATATGGAAAGCCAGAAATCTTCAATACGGATCAAGGTGCTCAATATACTAGCAGAGCATTTACAGGTGTTCTAAAGGCCAATGATATAAAAATCAGCATGGACGGCAAAGGCAGAGCAATGGATAACATTATGATTGAACGACTCTGGCGAAGTGTAAAATATGAGGAAATTTACCTCAAGGATTACCAAAGTATTGATGAGCTAAAGAGCTCATTAAAGGAATATTTTGAGTTTTACAACCATGAACGACCACACAGTACACACGGTGGAAAACGCCTGCAGAGATCTATGGCGTGATGAAAGAAGTTGTTCCAGACTTAAAACGGGCAGCATGATGAGAGGATAATCAACTTTATTGGCAACCGTTTTATCCACATATCCACAGGCCAAGCCAGTAGCCCTGAGATATATCGCAAGCGTCTCTGGACTACTGGCAGACCTGTGGATATGTGGATAAGACTAATACTATAAATAACCAACAGAATTATATCTTAATATTTGAGAAAGCTGTCTTGACAATGGGGTCCACTGTACCACATAAAAAGTTTTTGCATTGCTGACACTCATAAACTTTCGTTTGAGAAAAAACAATTATCATCGTGACCTATAAAACTGCGATCAGCATATTCGTGTAAGGGTTTATCAATATCACTAAAATCGGGTTCGCTTAAATATAATGGCTGTTGGGTTTCTTTTTAAAGCCGATTAAGGCGAGTTTATTATCTGCTTTGACACAGACTCGATTGCTGATATAAGGACTCTCTTTATCAACTGAAACTTGTGTTTTCTTTATTTCAATGGCAATTTTTTGCTCAGGTCGTATGGCATTTGCAAATGAGAACTGGTAATTACTGAAATTCAGGTTATTCTTAGTAATAATGGTGTTTTCATTATTGTTTTGCCGGTGCTGGAAAAGTTTGTTTTCGATCAGGGATTCCAGCTGAAAACCCAGTACGATGGGGCCATGAAAAGGATTCTGATAGATATTTGACCAACGATGGCTATCATGAAATAAGTTAAAATCATCAGTGGCATTACGGGCAATATCAATGTGTATTTGGCTGAATACTTCACGCTGGGGTAATTCGCTAATTGTCGTAGAGGCCATAAAGAGAGATTACCTTTTTCTGGGTATTAATTATTTTATTTGTAAAATCTAGCACTTATAGAGTAATTCGTCTATAGCTTATTACTTCTTGATTACCCATAAAGCTCCGCCATTTTTAGGAGCTTTCCATTCATAGGTGGCGTTTTCATCGCCACGCATAAAAAACCTTGGCATCATGTCTTTTAAGTTAAAGCGTCTATTAAACCGATAACAAAATTCAGCAAGATACCGAGGTAAATGTTTTGAGTTAATGGAATGATAGCTTCCCTTCATAGAGTTTTTAATATTACCTATCATAGTGTTAACCCAGATAAACTCAATTTTATCAACACTTGCCGCACCACCACCCGTGACGATTGGAACATGCTTACAGTCAGCTTCTTTAACCGCAGGAAAACAATTTAACCCATCTGAGTAAACAGTACTTCCAGGTGTTAAATGAGTTTGTGCCCATCGTTTTATTTCACTGGATTTAAACCCTTTAAGCACATTTAAATTCATTGCAATCGGGTGTCCATCTTCATTAGTAGAAACGGCTGCAACGAACGGTGTTTTATTTTCTGAACCACGACCTCTGGAGCCGCCTCTGTGCTCACCACCCCAGTAGGCATCATCAATTTGAATGATGCCTGATAAAGGTTTACTGTCATCACGTTCTTTCATAACCTGCATGATCTTTTGTTTCATACTCCAGGCTGTATTGTAGCTTACCTTAAGCTGTCTCTTTAATTCTAATGCTGAAACCGCTGTCTTCAATTGAGTCATAAGATGAATCGCTAAAACCACTTAGATAAAGGCAGTTTGGTACTATCAAATATTGTCCCACAGGTTGCTGATGTCTGATGATGACAATGGTGGCACTGATAAAGATGGCGATGTTCTAGAGTGCAATAAGTCTTATTGCCACACTCTGGGCAAACAAATCCATCAGGAAATTTCCATTTAAATAAGGCTTGTCGGCACTGTTTGTCAGTGCCATAATCATTAAAAAGCTCAAATAAACTATAACCTTCTTGAAACTGAATTTTATTTTTTGACATCATTCTACTCCACACATAATCTATACTTTAATTATAGTATAATTATAGTATAATTATAGTATAATTATAGTATAATTATAGTATAATTATCGAAATATGGCGGAGCTTTGTGGGTAATCAAGTATTACTTTGTGTGGAGAGCCCCAATGAATCATATTCTTCAAGAGATACTAAATGATCAACGATTTCCTGAAGGCTCAGCATGGCAACGTCGTGTTTTTAGCAATAAGGACATGATTGTTGAAGAAGGACAGGCGGGTGGTTCGTTGTTTTACATAGAGTCAGGTTGTTTGCGCGTGTCTGGCAATATTGAATTAGAATCCAAAAAAAATATTCAGCCGGGTATCTGGGAGTTGGAGCAAGGAGAGATATTTGGGGAAATTGCTCTGTATCAATCGCAGTTTCGTACTGCCTCTGTGTGCGCCATATCGGATGTGACTTTAGTTGAAATTAATGGCGAAAAGCTCAGTATTTATCTGGATGATAATCCTCAACGGGGCTACTTGTTTTATAAAGGTCTGTTTGAAATTTTAATCGGTCGTTTAGATCGAGCCAATCATCGAGTCAGTGATCTCTTTGCCTGGGGCTTAAAAGTTCATGGCATTAAAGAACATTTGTAAGGGAGAATAAAATACTTGACGCTATTTTTTCAGTTGTTTAATAAATGATTTAATTTTATTTTTTACTTTATTAATTTCTTGTTGCTGCTGTTCATTTTTTTCACGAATGGCAACTTCTTTAAGTTCGTTGGCATGTATTTTTTTCTGTAAATGAATTTTTTTACGGATTTTTTCTTTGGAATTGTCATCAATCTTAATATGCAAAAAATCTTTATCTTTTCTTAAAATATAACGCGCTAGTTTATCTAGATAAGCTTCATTAACTTGATTGGGATTGATCTTCTGGGTTCGATGCTCGAAATTATCATGGTTCTGAATGTTTAGGGTAATATTTGAATTTTCCTTATCGACAGAAAATTTGAATATGATGGGAATTTTTTTACTGATTTGAAAACTGATGCCATTATTTTTTATGGTGCCAATGCTATGATTTTGCTTGAAGGAGACTTTATGCTGTGATAAAAATTCTTTTTCCTGATCAGCATCAATAGCGTGTTCAACAATGTGAGTAAAACTCTCTTCATTTTCATCCAGACATTTGAAACGAAGATATACTTCGGTCAACTTTTCAAAATCAGCAATGCCGCCATGTTGATCAGTACTGAGTTTATAATCCTGTTGATGTAAATGCACTAATGCAGGATAACGTGTTGAATAATGATTCACCTCAATCGGTGTTTCAATGATATTAAGATAATCAATCAATTCCTTAAAATAGGAAAATATTTGCTGCATTTTAGGCAATATTGACGTTTGATAATATTGCTCCTGTTGCTCCTGAGTTGCTAAATCATCTTGTTGAACTGTTTGCTGTTGATTGGCTTGTTCGCGTAAATCATCAAGAATACCCATGGTTTCACTCTTAGTCTTATTTTTATTTTTATTTTTATTTTTATTCCTGCTATTCACCTATAGTATATCTGGACTTAGATATATCTGCTATATTGATATTAATATTTTTATATGAATTTGGGTTGTTTTAGCGGCCAATGAGGGGGATTTATAATGGATTATGATGTGATTATAGCGGGAGCAGGGCCAGCAGGTTTAAGCGTGGGCTCTGAACTATCAAAAGAACTTAAAGTACTGGTGATTGATAAAAAAGAAAAAATCAGTGATTGTCATCGTAGTTGGCTGGTGCCGGATCTCTGTGTACAAGGAGGTAATGCCCAGGAAATAACACAGTGCGCACATAATGGTGTGACTCATTTCTTAACCAAAACCTTTGGTGGTGCTTGTGTTAAATGGGATGCCTTATTGAAATATTATTTTATTGATGAGCATAAAGTCCTGCCTATGTGGGGTGATATATTGGAATCTAACGGGGCGAAAATTTTACTGGGTTGCCTCTATCAAGACAGTGAAGTTGAGCAAGATAAAGTCATAGTAAGCACTTCAGAAGGAACCTTTACCACTCGTTTGCTGATCGATGCATCGGGTTATAATTCTCCTATTCGTAAGAAATATAACATCATGGAAAAGGGCTATTATTGGTGGTCTGTTTATGGTGCCATTGTCGAATTTCCAGATGGCCTAAATGATATGGAAGTGGGCGATTATATGCTCTGGCAAACGTTCAAAGATACCAATGCGCATGTTGATACCTCGATGGCACATGGCCGTCCGGTATTGGAATATGAAATTCTAGATGACAAAACAGCCTTTGTCTTTATTTTTTACTTACGTAAAAATCAAGTAGAAAAAGACATGATGCACGAAGAATTTGATCATGTATTACGTCATGAAAAATCCATGAAAAACTACGAGAACTGTACCATCAAAGAATGGAAGTTTGGTTGGTATCCCATGGGGGGAATGAATTCACAAAAAGTAGCAGAAGATAGGGTTACTTTTATTGGTGATGCTGGTTGTTGGACTGCTCCCTGCGGCTGGGGATTTTCTTTTGTGGTTGATAACTACAAAAAATATGCCGCGAACTTGTTGGCGAGCATTAATAATGAGCAATTTGATAAATGCCATTTAGTTAATTTGATTCAACTGTCGGTGCGTACCAAAAGCCAAGTGCTAATTGATCAAATTACCACCCATTTTCTTGCCAATGCCAGTGCGCCAATGCTGGATAAATTTATTAATTTATTTGAACCCGGTGGTCCCTTGGGCGATAAAGGGCCTCTACTCTGTGAAAAATTATTCACCTTGACTCTCAGCGATGATGACGTGAAGTTTATGCTTAAAGTAGCTGTGAAGTACTTTGACCTACGTGAATTGATGCATATCATGCCCCATGAAGATTATTTTCTATTGTTGGAAGAAGTTAAAGAGTATGTAGAGGCTGAAGTGCTGGATGGACTGCATGAATTGTTAAGCATCTTTAAGCACAAGAAAATTCGTTCAGTACATATTAATGGCTTTGATTTTAGTTGAGTATGGTTTTTAATGTGGCTATACTTAACCGGACACACAACTTAAAATAACTAAAAGATAAAAAGTGTGACCTAAAATGAATGATCAAACAAAAAAACCGAATAAAAGCTATACATCAGAATTTAAAGAATCAGCTGTCAAATTAGCTAATGAGACGGATCAACCCGTTTCTCAGACTGCCAGGGAGCTAGGTGTTAATGTAAATACTCTACATACCTGGATCAGTAAATATTCCAAACTGATGTGTCAACACTTTTCCGGACAGTTTTCTAAATATTTTTTTGGCTGTTTCAAGTGATTTTTGTCATTTTGTATTTCCTATCATTTTAGTTTCTCATGTTAACTTTAAACAGATGAAGAGAAAGGGCTTTGCCCTCTGGAACGATAGAGCCGTTCCATTCACCCAAGGTATTTTCACAACGGTAATGATCCTGTTACAATATCTTCACGGCACAGGCTGAGGAGCCGATGGCCGTCAACGGTAATGGGCGGCATTTATGTCGCCTTTTACCCCTCTTCAATCAATCGATTTAAGCTATTTCCTGCTGTATTTCAT
This genomic window from sulfur-oxidizing endosymbiont of Gigantopelta aegis contains:
- a CDS encoding TlpA family protein disulfide reductase, with amino-acid sequence MTLLFKQTTTLKQILTVIFLSLLIITQSYALDKLPRGIIYQDGRDAPPLLLKMLDGDVYNITESKGKWVFVHFWATWCGPCRKEIPTIQAIVNKFADSHLDITIVNTAESEDTVFNFLGLLAPDINTLMDEDGLATEKWQPRGLPATFFVDPNGKIRYLALGGRPWDKADYLQFLQQLKNKP
- a CDS encoding amidase family protein, whose protein sequence is MKNSYSVDNKGFTAVETTIAQLQQAIKNQTSDCEQITGQFIKRIQSYDKSTHLNAIILINKNALQRAKSLDQQWQKTHKMSSLHCVPVILKDNFNTADMPTEAGSIALKGSQPAQDAFMVKRLRDAGAIIIAKSNMAEWAFSAYQTISSTHGETLNAYNLDFVPAGSSGGTASAIAANFGVIGMGTDTGNSIRGPAAYLSLVGLRSTLGMTSRSGIVPLLANRDVAGSLTRTVTDAAKTFSVLAGYDKNDSITHNEVARLKTDYTIFLNKSALQGVRLGVMRQIYDTELADFEVIDLMDQAIVDLRQAGAVIIDPFEIKNFKTLSKATGFCSRFRYDLNQYLNHTVFSDNTSAPIKKFQDIIEQKLFSEQSAADMKWAEAVHIAPKMMQPPCVGVQNDPRRKAFLNAVVDAMDKANIDAIIYPSWSNPPRRVGDNNSPHGDNSPIIAPHTGQPAITVPMGYTQGNLPAGLQFLARPFDDGKLLAYAFAYEQYSLHRKAPVLFPQLIH
- a CDS encoding ammonium transporter, producing the protein MSKIHRLSAISLISLVALFLSSNLFAADAINGADTAWVMISTVLVLFMTLPGLALFYGGLVRTKNVLSVLMQCFAITSIMSILWLVAGYSLAFSDGGSMNAFIGGFDKVLFAGVMEGSVSGTIPEGLFALFQMTFAIITPALIVGGFAERARFSAMMLFSAIWLFVVYVPITHWVWAEGGWLFEMGLLDFAGGTVVHITAGVAALVTAIVIGKRKDFGVHAMPPHNLTMTVIGAGMLWVGWFGFNGGSALAADGNAAMAMLVTHISAASGAAMWAAIEWVRHGKPSVLGIVTGMVAGLGTITPASGFVGPAGALAIGLIAGMVCYTATQVIKVKLKLDDSLDVFPVHGIGGIIGTFMAGIFASASLGVFSGQGYAEGMTMSSQVWVQLIGISATLTYTAVMTYIILKVVDRFVSLRVDHEEEIEGLDIVSHDERGYDF
- a CDS encoding cyclic nucleotide-binding domain-containing protein, which translates into the protein MNHILQEILNDQRFPEGSAWQRRVFSNKDMIVEEGQAGGSLFYIESGCLRVSGNIELESKKNIQPGIWELEQGEIFGEIALYQSQFRTASVCAISDVTLVEINGEKLSIYLDDNPQRGYLFYKGLFEILIGRLDRANHRVSDLFAWGLKVHGIKEHL
- a CDS encoding FAD-dependent monooxygenase encodes the protein MDYDVIIAGAGPAGLSVGSELSKELKVLVIDKKEKISDCHRSWLVPDLCVQGGNAQEITQCAHNGVTHFLTKTFGGACVKWDALLKYYFIDEHKVLPMWGDILESNGAKILLGCLYQDSEVEQDKVIVSTSEGTFTTRLLIDASGYNSPIRKKYNIMEKGYYWWSVYGAIVEFPDGLNDMEVGDYMLWQTFKDTNAHVDTSMAHGRPVLEYEILDDKTAFVFIFYLRKNQVEKDMMHEEFDHVLRHEKSMKNYENCTIKEWKFGWYPMGGMNSQKVAEDRVTFIGDAGCWTAPCGWGFSFVVDNYKKYAANLLASINNEQFDKCHLVNLIQLSVRTKSQVLIDQITTHFLANASAPMLDKFINLFEPGGPLGDKGPLLCEKLFTLTLSDDDVKFMLKVAVKYFDLRELMHIMPHEDYFLLLEEVKEYVEAEVLDGLHELLSIFKHKKIRSVHINGFDFS